The Silene latifolia isolate original U9 population chromosome X, ASM4854445v1, whole genome shotgun sequence genome contains the following window.
AGACGAAAACCCACTACCATGGGCTCAAAGATACAACATTACAGTAGGGTTGGCCTCAGTGCTGACATATTTACACCAGGAGTGTGAACAAGTGGTGATACATAGAGATATCAAAAGCAGCAATGTGATGCTTGATGGTAATTACAACCCAAAACTGGGGGATTTCGGGCTGGCTAGGCTAATGGAGCATGACAAAAGTCCGGTTTCAACTCTGACAGCGGGGACAATGGGGTACCTGGCACCAGAGTATTTACAATATGGGAAGGCGACTGAGAAGACAGATGTGTTCAGCTACGGAGTGGTGGTCCTTGAGGTGGCTTGCGGAAGGCGGCCGATTGAAAGGGAAACAGAAGAGGAAAAGAGGGTGAACTTGGTGGACTGGGCATGGGGGTTGCATTCTCAAGGGAAGGTGTTAGATTGTGGTGATGATAAGCTAAAGGGGGAGTTTAATGAGAATGAAATGAAGAAGCTTGTGTTAGTTGGGCTAAGTTGTGTGAATCCTGACAGTACAAAGAGGCCTAACATGAGAAGGGTACTTCAGATACTGAAGAATGAGGCGAGCCCTGTTGTTGTGCCATTATTGAAGCCAACTATGATCTTCTCAAATAGCCTTCCTCTTAGCATAGAGGACATTGTTTCTGATGATGAAGATACTCCAGGTTCCGATGATCTGTTTCAGATTACAGTTGACCCAAGTCATAACTTGAAACAAATATGTTAAGGTTCTATAAACAACTAGTATGTGTGTGTCATTAGATACATACCATTCCTGCAGTGTTTTTGTGATTAGATACATACCATTGTAGAAGATGTTGATATTAAGTATTCAGAAAAAGTGAATTGCTGCTGTAGCATGTTTTTTGTAAGAAAAGAATTGACGACTTATAAACAAACCTCAATGGAATCCTTTTGGTTGTCGATATGCTTATTAGATAGTTGTCGTCTTGTCACTTTTATTCCAAGTGAATTTTTAGTACTAAAAGCCTCGACAAGATAGAGAGACGACAATTATGTTCTAATGAGACATACATTTttagtaattaattaatttgggGTTGTATGGTATTTGAAGGGAAGACGTTAGAAAAAGCATTGGTTTAATAGTTCTGGGTTTTACAAAAGGGttgattgaattaattaattaaattggggTGGGAAGTGGGAATAATAGGAAGTAAAATGTAGGTAGGCGACGTAGATAGGGTGTTGTCCAAGCACCAATTCAAGGCCCCTCTCGTCCCCCATAAACACATACAGTACATACCTAAATACCTAAACACTAAAACTCTAAAAGGAAGGAatcaaatgaatgaatgaatgaatcagAAGAATGATGAAGGACATCAGGAAGGTGGTGAATGGCGTATCCTTAATCGTTAAAGAATTAGGAAACCAACCTTCTTCTTCTGACTTTGTCCATTCTATCGTTAAGAATAGCGCCTCCTTTTTGGGACTTACCAGAGGTCATGTCCACCATTTTCAACCACCCAATTcttacaataataacaataacccTATTTCTCACAATCACAATGACAATGTTCCGTCGTCCGATTCCCCAATTGTTTACTTCAATGTCCAACAACCTCCATCTCCGTCTCCATCATCCGATTCCCCCATTGTTTACTTCAATGCCGAAGATCCTCCATCTACATCTCCGTCTCCGTCCATAGAAGATTCCCCAATtgtttctcctcctcctcctcctcctcctgaaATGGCTGCTGCTGTTCCATTGAAGAGACGCAAGCCTAGGGAGAGAAAGGTTCCTTCCAATCGCTTCTCCAGAGCTTTTGGGTTAGATGATTTTCTATTTCTATTTCCTTCTTTTTATTCAAATAATTCAAATAATTATAATATGCAAATTCCATAGGAAAATTACATAGTGCCATTGGAATCTACCAGGTTTGCTAGTTTAGGAGCAGGTCTTGCTTGGGGTGCTGCCCAGGAATCTACCAAGAGGCTTATGTTTGGCAATAACAATTCTACCTCCTCCGCCTTTCTCTCCGATAATAACGCTGAACGTTTAGCACTTGCTCTTTGTCGGATGCGTGGGGCCGCTTTGAAAATCGGACAGATGTTAAGTATACAGGACGAATCTCTCGTACCTGCTCCGGTACTATACTTATCTAACTAACTTACTCATCTTCCTTCCTTCCTTCCTTCCTTATCATTTTATTAGTATATTCTTAtccttgattgattgattgattgatttgttgtAGCTTCTGGCAGCTTTAGAGATTGTTCGTCAAGGTGCCGATGTCATGCCAAGGACCCAAATTAATAAAGTTCTTGATGCTGAGTTAGGTCCTAACTGGTCTGCTAACCTCACCTCTTTTAATTATCAACCTATCGCAGCTGCTAGTATAGGCCAGGTATCCCCCCCATACCCATTATCTTATTACTAGTTTCAACTGCCTTTTCATATATTAAAAGCCAATCTTTAGGTGCATGAAGCTGTCATAAGAGATGGTATGCATGTAGCAGTCAAGATCCAGTACCCAGGAGTAGCGGATAGTATTGAGAGTGATATTGATAATTTGAAGATGTTGGACGATACACTCGGCCTCGTTCCTAAGGGTCTTTATCTTGATCGAGTTGTCGAGGTACTTAACACTTTTACACACCCTTCTTTCAATATTCAACATTTTATCACAAGTCAGAACCCAATATCTTTTGTTCTCTGCCTATGCTCTAGTCAGCCTGTATTAGTGAATGCAATATCAAGTATAATATCATCTTCTGTTCTCTGCTTTTGCATTTACACTCGCTACATTATTCACAAATTCACAGACAAAATATTAGAATGCTGTTTTGTAATGCAAAATTGACTTGTTTACTCTCTGCTCCGACTTATCACATTCCAACAGAGCTGGCAAATGTTGTAGAGCATAGGGTTGAAGTAGCTGTTAACTTATAACTGATTGAATTCTTAAATTTCTTAGGTTGCTAAAGAGGAGTTATCGCGTGAGTGTGACTATGAGCTTGAAGCAAGGAACCAAACACTGTTTAGGAAGCTATTCTCAGACAAAAGTGGCTTTTACGTCCCTTTGGTTGTGGAAGAGTTATCCAGTAAAAGAGTTCTGACAACAGAGCTGGTTCCTGGTATTGCTTTTCTCTTGAAGCATGATATTTGAATTTAAACAAAGCATTGGAAAGTGATCTTAGTTTAAACAACCACGCCTTAGGCACACTTACAAAATGACGTGAACAACTATGCTAGTTCCATCTCTTTTAATTCTAGTTTTTTAATTTGCTCTTCCCTTTACACAATTATCTAAATCCTAAAAAGAGTAATGTTGCTCACTATatttttttaaaaccttttttctATTTCAAAAAAAAGAGTGTGCCTCGTGTGCATGAGGCGCAAATTTCGCTTTACGCCCTAGACCTTGTCACCTGGGACCCTTGTTGCCCTGATGCGCCTTTTAAGAGTAAGAAAGTGCTATTGACAACGTACCTTGATATCGTTACCCAAAATCCTTTCCCCCCTTTAACTGATAACAATACTAATTCATTGTTTTAGTTTGCTCTCTCAATCCTTAAATAGTAATCCCTCCATCTCCTTTTATTGTCCCCTTTCCCTTCAAAATTTATCCTAACATTATTGTCCCGTTTCTAAAATTAGTAAGGAAAAAAGATGAGCATCCAACATTACCCCTAGAT
Protein-coding sequences here:
- the LOC141619731 gene encoding protein ABC transporter 1, mitochondrial-like, whose amino-acid sequence is MMKDIRKVVNGVSLIVKELGNQPSSSDFVHSIVKNSASFLGLTRGHVHHFQPPNSYNNNNNPISHNHNDNVPSSDSPIVYFNVQQPPSPSPSSDSPIVYFNAEDPPSTSPSPSIEDSPIVSPPPPPPPEMAAAVPLKRRKPRERKVPSNRFSRAFGFASLGAGLAWGAAQESTKRLMFGNNNSTSSAFLSDNNAERLALALCRMRGAALKIGQMLSIQDESLVPAPLLAALEIVRQGADVMPRTQINKVLDAELGPNWSANLTSFNYQPIAAASIGQVHEAVIRDGMHVAVKIQYPGVADSIESDIDNLKMLDDTLGLVPKGLYLDRVVEVAKEELSRECDYELEARNQTLFRKLFSDKSGFYVPLVVEELSSKRVLTTELVPGIPVDKVASLDQETRNYVGKKLLELTLMELFVFRFMQTDPNWSNYLFDEPTRMINLIDFGAARDFPKTFVDDYLRMVVACANCDRDAVIEMSHRLGFISGMESDIMLDAHVQAGFVVGLPFSKPGGYDFRSTNITQSLSNLGATMLKHRLTPPPAEAYSLHRKLSGAFLACIKLGAVVPCRELLFEVFERYNFGEENNQMSKSTV